One segment of Triticum aestivum cultivar Chinese Spring chromosome 2A, IWGSC CS RefSeq v2.1, whole genome shotgun sequence DNA contains the following:
- the LOC123185125 gene encoding anthocyanidin 3-O-glucosyltransferase 2-like: protein MTSRPTVVLVPSWGSGHFMSALEAGKRLLATGRGAFTLTVLVMHAPSEAMASEVQGHVRREAASGLDIRFLQLPAVEHPTGCVDPVEFASRYVQLHAPHVKAAIARLGPSSRVAAVVVDLFLTALFDVLHELTVPAYVYFASPAAFLALMLRLPALREDLTGAGFEAMESTVDVPGLPPVPPSYMPACLVKAKIQSYDWFEYHGRRFMEARGVIVNTSVELESSILAAIADGQCVPGRPAPALHAIGPVAWFGSTDDQQPHECVRWLDAQPPASVVFLCFGSMGSLDAAQVREVAAGLERSGHRFLWVLRGPPVAGTRLPTDADLDEVLPEGFLEATAGRGLVWPAWAPQREILSHAAVGGFVTHCGWNSILESLWSGVPMIPWPLYGEQHLNAFELVAGVGAAVALEMDRRKGFFVEAAELERAVRSLMGGASEEGRKARRTAAETSAACREAVGEGGSSCAALQRLVREILVSPTEGNDSR from the coding sequence ATGACGTCTCGGCCAACCGTGGTCCTCGTCCCGAGCTGGGGATCCGGCCACTTCATGTCCGCGCTCGAAGCCGGCAAGAGGCTTCTCGCCACCGGCCGGGGCGCCTTCACGCTGACCGTGCTCGTCATGCACGCGCCATCCGAAGCAATGGCGTCCGAGGTCCAGGGCCACGTGCGCCGGGAGGCAGCTTCCGGCCTCGACATCCGCTTCCTCCAGCTCCCCGCCGTCGAGCACCCCACCGGCTGCGTGGACCCTGTTGAATTCGCGTCCCGGTACGTCCAGCTCCACGCGCCCCACGTCAAGGCGGCCATCGCGCGCCTGGGGCCGTCGTCCCGGGTGGCCGCGGTCGTCGTCGACCTCTTCTTAACTGCCCTATTCGACGTTCTCCACGAGCTCACCGTGCCGGCGTACGTGTACTTTGCCTCCCCCGCCGCGTTCCTGGCGCTCATGCTGCGCCTGCCGGCGCTCCGCGAGGATCTGACGGGTGCCGGGTTTGAGGCGATGGAGAGCACGGTGGACGTGCCCGGGCTGCCGCCGGTGCCGCCGTCTTACATGCCGGCATGCCTTGTGAAAGCGAAGATCCAGAGCTACGACTGGTTTGAGTACCACGGCCGCCGCTTCATGGAAGCCAGGGGCGTCATAGTGAACACCTCAGTCGAGCTCGAAAGCTCGATTCTCGCGGCGATCGCGGACGGCCAGTGCGTACCCGGACGCCCTGCTCCGGCGCTACACGCGATcggcccggttgcctggttcggTTCGACGGACGACCAGCAGCCGCACGAGTGCGTGCGGTGGCTCGACGCGCAGCCGCCGGCTTCGGTGGTTTTCCTCTGCTTCGGGAGCATGGGGTCCCTCGACGCGGCACAGGTGAGGGAGGTAGCCGCCGGCCTGGAGCGCAGCGGCCACCGCTTCCTGTGGGTGCTACGAGGCCCGCCCGTCGCCGGCACGCGGCTCCCGACGGACGCGGACCTGGACGAGGTGCTCCCGGAGGGGTTCCTGGAGGCGACTGCGGGGAGGGGGCTGGTGTGGCCGGCGTGGGCGCCGCAGAGGGAGATCCTGTCCCACGCCGCCGTGGGCGGCTTCGTGacgcactgcgggtggaactcCATCCTGGAGAGCCTGTGGTCCGGCGTGCCGATGATCCCGTGGCCGTTGTACGGGGAGCAGCACCTGAACGCGTTCGAGCTCGTGGCCGGCGTGGGCGCGGCGGTCGCGCTGGAGATGGACCGAAGGAAGGGATTCTTCGTGGAGGCGGCCGAGCTGGAGCGAGCGGTGCGGAGCCTGATGGGCGGCGCGTCGGAGGAGGGGAGGAAAGCGAGGAGGACGGCCGCGGAGACGAGCGCCGCGTGCAGGGAGGCCGTCGGCGAGGGCGGCTCGTCGTGCGCCGCGCTGCAGAGGCTCGTGCGCGAGATTTTGGTTTCGCCGACGGAGGGAAACGATTCCCGCTAA